A stretch of the Vibrio aphrogenes genome encodes the following:
- the ureG gene encoding urease accessory protein UreG, producing the protein MSQETYKQPLRIGIGGPVGSGKTALLEVLCKAIRDRLNIAVVTNDIYTQEDAKILTRAEALAADRIIGVETGGCPHTAIREDASMNLAAVEELAKRHKNLDVVFVESGGDNLSATFSPELADLTIYVIDVAEGEKIPRKGGPGITRSDLLVINKIDLAPYVGASLEVMESDTQRMRPTKPYVFTNLKESIGLDTIIDFIITEGMLTPKPM; encoded by the coding sequence ATGTCTCAAGAAACCTATAAACAACCGCTTCGTATTGGTATCGGTGGCCCGGTGGGCTCTGGTAAAACGGCATTATTGGAAGTGTTGTGCAAAGCCATTCGCGACCGTCTGAATATCGCAGTCGTAACCAATGATATTTACACTCAAGAAGATGCCAAGATTCTAACTCGCGCCGAAGCCTTAGCCGCCGATCGCATCATTGGGGTGGAAACGGGGGGCTGCCCTCATACCGCGATTCGCGAGGATGCCTCGATGAACTTAGCGGCGGTGGAAGAACTGGCTAAGCGTCATAAAAACTTAGATGTCGTCTTTGTCGAAAGTGGTGGGGACAACCTAAGTGCGACCTTCAGCCCAGAGCTTGCCGACCTCACTATTTACGTAATTGATGTAGCGGAAGGGGAGAAAATTCCTCGTAAAGGTGGTCCGGGTATTACACGTTCAGATTTATTAGTGATCAATAAAATTGATTTAGCCCCGTACGTTGGTGCGTCCTTAGAAGTAATGGAATCGGATACCCAACGTATGCGTCCGACCAAGCCTTATGTGTTTACTAACCTCAAAGAGAGTATTGGTTTGGATACCATCATTGATTTTATTATTACGGAAGGAATGTTGACCCCGAAACCGATGTAA
- a CDS encoding urease accessory protein UreF has product MTFEPQPTDVASFRLFQLISPSLPIGGFTYSQGLEWAVEAGWVSNQKQMVDWLEMMLNNSLVTLELPILAKFYQALASDDQTTIHYWSDYLYSCRETRELRAEELQRGKALFTLLKQLDLPIQAQWQPENEPHAATQNQLLGFCVAAKAWGISLHSLQQGYLWSWAENMVMAGVKLVPLGQTSGQKALLTLSEKLPQCIVKANQIQDDEIGSFTPSVAIASSRHETQYTRLFRS; this is encoded by the coding sequence ATGACATTTGAACCACAACCGACTGACGTTGCGAGTTTTCGCCTGTTTCAACTGATCAGCCCTTCTTTGCCAATAGGGGGATTTACCTATTCCCAAGGCTTAGAATGGGCGGTTGAAGCGGGTTGGGTAAGCAATCAAAAGCAAATGGTGGATTGGCTGGAAATGATGCTTAATAACAGTTTAGTCACTTTAGAGTTACCGATCTTAGCCAAGTTTTATCAAGCACTTGCAAGCGATGACCAAACGACTATCCATTATTGGAGTGACTACTTATATTCTTGTCGAGAAACTCGCGAGCTTCGCGCCGAAGAGCTGCAACGAGGTAAAGCATTATTTACCTTATTAAAGCAATTGGATTTGCCGATCCAAGCACAATGGCAACCTGAAAACGAACCTCATGCTGCGACACAAAATCAGCTATTAGGCTTTTGTGTCGCCGCCAAAGCGTGGGGGATTTCGCTGCACAGTTTACAACAAGGTTATTTGTGGAGCTGGGCGGAAAATATGGTGATGGCTGGCGTGAAATTGGTACCTTTAGGGCAAACTTCCGGCCAGAAAGCCTTGCTTACTTTGTCAGAAAAATTGCCGCAATGCATTGTGAAAGCCAATCAAATTCAAGATGACGAGATTGGCAGCTTTACGCCTTCGGTGGCGATTGCCAGTAGTCGTCATGAAACTCAATATACTCGACTGTTTCGTTCTTAG
- a CDS encoding HupE/UreJ family protein has protein sequence MKLTRLLTLASLFAAPAAFAHVGHMEHGSHHSFMEGFIHPLTGLDHLVMLLGLGMLINRVRVNDTNAKGKISLAVAALLTLTLGLAAGRIIGAISGVELMIAASVFVVALGIWNAFTSRESMTQFLVTASIGLVFFHGYAHGVEATGGLMGFGAGMLVAASLIMFVGERASHLLASKWLGAGIAASGIALMMAS, from the coding sequence ATGAAATTAACGCGTTTATTAACACTTGCTTCTCTTTTTGCAGCGCCAGCGGCGTTTGCCCATGTTGGGCATATGGAGCATGGGAGTCATCATTCCTTCATGGAAGGCTTTATTCACCCATTAACCGGCCTTGACCATTTAGTGATGTTACTTGGTTTAGGCATGCTTATTAACCGTGTGCGTGTTAATGACACCAACGCTAAAGGTAAAATTAGCTTGGCGGTTGCGGCCTTGTTGACACTAACATTGGGACTGGCTGCTGGGCGTATTATCGGGGCGATTAGTGGCGTCGAATTGATGATCGCTGCCTCTGTATTTGTGGTGGCATTAGGGATTTGGAATGCCTTTACCAGCCGTGAATCGATGACACAGTTTTTAGTGACCGCTTCCATTGGTTTGGTGTTTTTCCATGGTTATGCACATGGCGTTGAAGCCACAGGTGGCCTAATGGGATTTGGTGCCGGTATGCTCGTGGCGGCCTCATTGATTATGTTCGTTGGGGAGCGCGCCTCACACTTGCTCGCCAGTAAATGGTTAGGTGCTGGTATTGCGGCGTCTGGCATTGCTTTGATGATGGCCTCATAA
- the ureE gene encoding urease accessory protein UreE: MIELTKVITDSLEQQKIDGVLSLPINSRIKSRLKVVLDDGRDAGLFLPRGHILRGGQVLQSECGLLVEVQAAPETVSSVYCQDALLLNRVTYHLGNRHVPLQIAEGWVRYQHDHVLDDMVVGLGAKVTVEQAPFEPEDGAYGGRSGGHHHHDHQHAH; the protein is encoded by the coding sequence ATGATCGAATTAACCAAAGTAATTACAGATTCATTAGAACAACAGAAAATTGATGGCGTCTTGAGCCTTCCTATTAATAGCCGCATTAAAAGCCGCTTAAAAGTGGTGTTAGATGATGGTCGCGATGCTGGCCTTTTCTTACCGCGTGGTCATATTTTGCGTGGTGGGCAAGTGCTACAAAGTGAATGCGGTTTATTGGTGGAAGTGCAAGCGGCACCAGAAACGGTATCGAGCGTGTATTGCCAAGATGCGCTGTTGCTTAACCGAGTAACCTACCATTTAGGTAATCGTCATGTACCGCTACAAATCGCGGAAGGTTGGGTACGCTATCAACATGATCATGTCCTTGATGACATGGTGGTTGGGTTAGGCGCGAAAGTCACGGTAGAACAAGCGCCATTTGAACCCGAAGACGGTGCTTATGGTGGTCGTTCTGGCGGTCATCATCACCATGATCACCAACATGCTCATTAA